One segment of Amycolatopsis alba DSM 44262 DNA contains the following:
- a CDS encoding M20/M25/M40 family metallo-hydrolase: MTTFSETAAIELLQGMVKIPSPSFSESELAGHTVDAMRAAGFTARVDEAGNAVGEIDRGPGPTVMLLGHMDTVPGEIPVRVEGDLLYGRGAVDAKGPLATMICAAVGSTGFRGRIVVVGAVEEETTMSRGAVWIRRTHAPPDALVIGEPSGCDAVVLGYKGKIDLRYEVRCEATHPSNVTPKASELAARAWADLLDLLGPEAGHARFDQPGPTLVSIEGGLTSATAEFSIRIPPGFDRDSLVAALSGRQDPGTLRVLNSVRACRVGRTDPVASALSIAIRAEGARPRAKVKTGTSDMNTLAEEWSMPMATYGPGDSSLDHSGREHIKLSEYLFGVRVLTRALTELGERLTGEGR; this comes from the coding sequence GTGACGACCTTTTCGGAGACGGCCGCGATCGAACTGCTCCAAGGAATGGTGAAGATCCCTTCACCGTCCTTTTCGGAATCAGAGCTGGCCGGGCATACGGTGGACGCCATGCGCGCAGCCGGTTTCACCGCGCGGGTCGACGAGGCGGGCAACGCGGTCGGGGAGATCGACCGCGGCCCCGGTCCGACGGTGATGTTGCTGGGGCATATGGACACCGTGCCGGGGGAGATCCCGGTGCGGGTGGAAGGTGATCTCCTGTACGGCAGGGGCGCCGTCGACGCCAAGGGGCCACTCGCCACGATGATCTGCGCGGCCGTCGGCAGCACCGGGTTCCGCGGCCGGATCGTGGTCGTGGGCGCGGTGGAGGAGGAGACCACGATGTCCCGCGGCGCGGTGTGGATCCGCCGCACGCACGCACCACCGGACGCGCTGGTCATCGGCGAACCCAGCGGCTGTGACGCCGTCGTCCTCGGGTACAAGGGAAAAATCGACCTTCGCTACGAGGTCCGGTGCGAGGCGACCCACCCCAGCAACGTCACGCCCAAGGCGTCGGAGCTGGCCGCGCGGGCGTGGGCGGACCTGCTGGACCTGCTCGGCCCGGAGGCGGGCCATGCCCGCTTCGACCAACCCGGCCCGACGCTGGTGTCGATCGAGGGCGGATTGACCTCCGCCACCGCCGAGTTCAGCATCCGGATCCCGCCGGGTTTCGACCGCGACAGCCTGGTGGCCGCGTTGTCCGGGCGGCAAGACCCCGGCACCCTGCGGGTCCTCAACTCCGTCCGCGCGTGCCGGGTCGGTCGTACCGATCCGGTGGCCAGTGCGCTTTCGATCGCCATCCGAGCAGAGGGCGCCAGGCCGCGGGCGAAGGTGAAGACCGGTACCTCCGACATGAACACGCTGGCGGAGGAGTGGTCGATGCCGATGGCGACCTACGGACCGGGCGACAGCAGCCTGGACCATTCCGGCCGGGAACACATCAAACTGTCCGAGTACCTGTTCGGTGTCCGGGTACTCACCCGCGCGCTGACCGAACTGGGCGAGCGTCTCACCGGAGAGGGCCGATGA
- a CDS encoding RimK family alpha-L-glutamate ligase: MTFAVLASRVRSSEKRIFEAFDRRGLSYRHVDSREWWHQLGDRVPHPVVLNREIGLARATYGAHALEAAGATVVNSARATELCGDKWRTSAALTEAGIPTPRTALGLTPEAALTALETLGYPAVVKPLNGSWGRLVSALPDRRTAETVLEYVAALPSPQARIVYVQEWIAKPGRDIRAIVVGGEAVAASYRRSEQWRTNVARGAVSELCPLTPELAKLAVMAAQAVEAEIAGVDLIEDETGAVHVLEVNHGVEFSGLQEALGDKVSVADRIVGHLLEKSRSCSG, translated from the coding sequence GTGACTTTCGCGGTACTCGCTTCCCGTGTGCGGTCCAGCGAGAAAAGAATCTTCGAAGCCTTCGACCGCAGAGGGCTTTCCTATCGGCACGTCGACAGCCGTGAGTGGTGGCATCAGCTCGGCGACCGCGTCCCGCATCCGGTGGTGCTGAACCGGGAGATCGGGCTCGCACGGGCGACTTACGGCGCTCACGCGCTGGAGGCCGCGGGCGCGACGGTGGTCAACTCGGCCCGTGCGACCGAACTGTGCGGCGACAAGTGGCGGACGTCCGCGGCGCTCACCGAGGCCGGGATCCCGACGCCGCGCACCGCGCTCGGGCTGACCCCCGAAGCCGCGCTGACGGCTTTGGAAACCCTCGGCTACCCGGCCGTGGTGAAGCCGTTGAACGGTTCGTGGGGACGGCTGGTGTCCGCGTTGCCGGATCGGCGGACCGCGGAAACCGTGTTGGAGTACGTCGCCGCCCTGCCCTCACCGCAGGCGCGGATCGTCTACGTCCAGGAATGGATCGCCAAACCGGGGCGGGACATCCGCGCCATCGTCGTGGGCGGCGAAGCGGTGGCCGCGAGCTACCGGCGCAGCGAGCAGTGGCGGACCAATGTGGCGAGAGGCGCCGTCAGCGAACTGTGCCCGCTGACCCCGGAGCTCGCCAAGCTCGCGGTCATGGCGGCGCAGGCCGTGGAGGCCGAAATCGCCGGGGTCGACCTCATCGAGGACGAGACGGGAGCGGTCCACGTCCTGGAGGTCAACCACGGTGTCGAGTTCTCCGGACTGCAGGAAGCCCTCGGTGACAAGGTTTCCGTCGCCGACCGGATCGTCGGCCACCTGCTGGAGAAGTCGCGGTCATGCTCCGGGTAG
- a CDS encoding AfsR/SARP family transcriptional regulator, with translation MPDQPDGETPRFGVLGAMHAHRGGEEIVLGPPQQQAMLAYLLLRAGRTASARALVDAVWEFPPAGGGIRTLRTYAWRLRRLLEPDPARPRLLVSSGDGYRIVLPPDALDLQRAEAAIRQAAQARATGSVRQACALLAGALDLWRGCPLAGVPGPFAEIQRDRLSELRVATLEDLIDLQLRLDGERPPLPALTELAAAHPLRERPHGLLMRALHLAGRQAEAFEVYARLRRRFIDELGVEPGPELAALHAGLLAGADAPEPGNAEQVPRPAVTAGQPPRSRPPVPHQLPPTLPDFVGRTAFLDSLTAHLREAGRDTPAVAAIVGMGGVGKTSLAMCAAHRVRDTYPDGQLHADLGGEGEDPAQPGTVLAGFLTSLGIAAEAVPDRLEDRRALLRSVLDGCRVLLVLDNVRDAAQVRDLIPSSAECAVILTTRAVPAGLPLTAHLAVDTFTPEEGLGLLRAVVGAGRVAAEQDAALRLVHACGLLPLAIRIVANRLAARSGWTLGALADRVDDERRRLAELRVGDLAIEAVFETRHQQLTPAQARTFRLLAVPGSTTVSLASAAALLAVPETTAEALLESLVDAALLEALEPGRYRYHDLVRVYAAQRAAEHHGESDEALRGLLEYLLATSCAALAHVVPGDPVADIAGPLPVPMGKFADTQEARRWAKDEFETVTVAARRAVTHSGQGDTTWLRLAADLLLCTSPLSHDSRYPRLAATAGLVRDAAERSGDAPSRARALLILAIAALRTSRPAEAAQHAGSAVAISRETGERNILRQALNDLGVAQQYLRHFDEALACYEESIGLARELGHRSAEAATTLNAGLARIRSGRAAEAVAACESTLALAVSLGDRPGKASAHYVLGLALHELERFDEAVTHFTACSEISQASGMSDRASQSLYRLAETLRAMGRYDEAETYAAEAVARCEELGIERDLAHALTVLGRTLEARGFSGEASARLRRAHALFVRLGLPDADDVLALLGEN, from the coding sequence GTGCCCGACCAGCCGGACGGGGAAACGCCGCGGTTCGGCGTGCTGGGGGCGATGCACGCCCACCGCGGTGGCGAAGAGATCGTCTTGGGCCCGCCGCAGCAGCAGGCGATGCTCGCGTATCTCCTCCTTCGCGCCGGTCGCACGGCGTCGGCGCGCGCGCTGGTGGACGCCGTCTGGGAGTTCCCGCCGGCGGGCGGCGGGATCCGCACCCTGCGCACCTACGCCTGGCGACTGCGCCGTCTGCTGGAACCCGACCCCGCCCGGCCACGTCTGCTGGTCTCCTCCGGTGACGGCTACCGGATCGTCCTGCCGCCGGACGCCCTGGACCTGCAGCGTGCGGAAGCCGCGATCCGCCAGGCCGCGCAAGCGCGAGCCACCGGTTCGGTGCGGCAGGCATGCGCCCTGCTCGCCGGGGCACTGGACCTGTGGCGCGGCTGCCCGTTGGCCGGGGTGCCGGGGCCGTTCGCCGAGATCCAGCGCGATCGGCTCAGCGAACTGCGCGTGGCCACCCTGGAGGATCTGATCGACCTCCAGCTGCGGCTCGACGGCGAGCGGCCGCCGCTCCCCGCCTTGACCGAACTCGCCGCCGCGCATCCGCTGCGCGAACGCCCGCACGGCCTGCTGATGCGCGCGTTGCACCTGGCGGGCCGTCAGGCGGAGGCGTTCGAGGTCTACGCCCGGTTGCGCCGCCGCTTCATCGACGAACTCGGCGTGGAGCCCGGTCCCGAGCTGGCCGCTCTGCACGCCGGTCTCCTGGCCGGGGCGGACGCACCGGAACCGGGGAACGCCGAGCAGGTGCCCCGCCCCGCCGTGACCGCCGGGCAGCCGCCGCGGTCCCGGCCGCCGGTACCGCATCAGCTGCCGCCGACGCTCCCGGACTTCGTCGGCCGCACCGCGTTCCTCGACTCGCTGACAGCGCATCTGCGGGAAGCCGGCCGCGACACCCCGGCCGTCGCGGCGATCGTCGGGATGGGCGGAGTCGGCAAGACCTCCTTGGCGATGTGCGCGGCGCACCGGGTCCGGGACACTTATCCCGACGGGCAGCTGCACGCCGATCTGGGCGGGGAGGGCGAGGATCCGGCGCAGCCGGGCACCGTGCTGGCCGGATTCCTGACCTCACTGGGCATCGCCGCCGAAGCGGTACCGGACAGGCTCGAAGACCGGCGCGCGCTCCTGCGGTCCGTGCTGGACGGCTGCCGGGTGCTCCTCGTCCTCGACAACGTCCGCGACGCGGCCCAGGTCAGGGATCTGATCCCCAGTTCGGCGGAATGCGCGGTCATCCTCACGACCCGCGCGGTTCCCGCCGGGCTGCCGCTCACCGCGCACCTCGCGGTGGACACCTTCACCCCCGAAGAAGGCCTTGGCCTGCTGAGGGCCGTGGTCGGCGCCGGACGCGTCGCGGCCGAACAGGACGCGGCACTGCGGCTGGTGCACGCGTGCGGCCTGCTGCCGCTGGCCATCCGCATCGTGGCGAACCGGCTGGCTGCCCGCTCCGGCTGGACCCTGGGGGCGCTCGCCGACCGGGTGGACGACGAGCGCCGCCGTCTCGCCGAACTGCGCGTGGGCGACCTCGCCATCGAGGCCGTCTTCGAGACGAGGCACCAGCAGCTGACGCCCGCGCAAGCGCGCACGTTCCGCCTTCTCGCCGTCCCTGGCTCCACCACCGTCTCCCTGGCGTCCGCGGCCGCGCTGCTCGCGGTGCCGGAAACCACGGCCGAGGCCCTGCTGGAGTCCCTCGTCGACGCGGCGCTGCTCGAAGCACTGGAACCGGGCCGCTACCGCTACCACGACCTGGTGCGGGTCTACGCCGCGCAGCGCGCCGCGGAACATCACGGGGAATCCGACGAGGCCTTGCGCGGCCTGCTCGAATACCTGCTGGCGACCTCGTGCGCGGCGCTCGCCCACGTCGTCCCCGGTGACCCGGTCGCGGATATCGCGGGTCCCCTGCCCGTCCCGATGGGGAAGTTCGCCGACACCCAGGAAGCCAGGCGCTGGGCGAAAGACGAGTTCGAGACCGTCACGGTGGCCGCGCGCCGCGCGGTAACCCATTCGGGCCAAGGGGACACGACGTGGCTACGCCTGGCCGCGGATCTGCTGCTGTGCACGAGCCCGCTCAGCCACGACTCGCGATACCCGCGGCTCGCGGCGACCGCGGGTTTGGTGCGCGACGCCGCGGAACGGTCCGGCGACGCCCCGAGCAGGGCACGCGCGCTGCTGATCCTCGCCATCGCCGCCCTGCGCACCTCCCGGCCCGCCGAGGCCGCGCAGCACGCCGGATCCGCCGTCGCGATCTCCCGCGAGACGGGCGAGCGGAACATCCTCCGGCAGGCGCTCAACGACCTCGGCGTGGCCCAGCAGTACCTTCGCCATTTCGACGAGGCGCTGGCCTGTTACGAGGAGTCCATCGGCCTGGCTCGCGAGCTGGGGCACCGTTCCGCCGAGGCGGCTACCACGCTGAACGCCGGCCTGGCGAGGATCCGCAGCGGACGCGCCGCCGAGGCGGTCGCGGCATGCGAATCGACGCTGGCGCTCGCCGTCAGCCTCGGCGACCGCCCCGGCAAGGCTTCCGCGCACTACGTTCTCGGTCTCGCGCTGCACGAGCTCGAGCGCTTCGACGAGGCCGTCACGCATTTCACGGCGTGCTCGGAGATCAGTCAGGCCTCCGGTATGTCCGACAGGGCGTCGCAATCCCTGTACCGGCTGGCCGAGACTCTGCGGGCGATGGGACGGTACGACGAGGCCGAGACCTACGCGGCCGAAGCCGTCGCCCGCTGCGAGGAACTCGGCATCGAACGCGACCTCGCTCACGCGTTGACCGTGCTGGGCCGCACCTTGGAGGCGCGCGGGTTCTCCGGCGAAGCGTCGGCCCGGCTGCGGCGGGCCCACGCGCTTTTCGTCCGCCTCGGCCTGCCCGACGCGGACGACGTTCTGGCGCTGCTCGGCGAGAACTGA
- the argC gene encoding N-acetyl-gamma-glutamyl-phosphate reductase encodes MLRVAVAGASGYIGGELLRLLHGHPRATVVAATSDRFTGRRVDGPHPNLRGHTDLCFVGHGDLTGLDLDVLFLATPHRETMARMAGFLKLAGTVIDLSGDFRLRDPETYASYYETPHTAPELIPSFTPGLPEWHRAELATADRISVPGCMATAGILAVRPLAEAGLIEGEVRVDARTGSSGSGASSGSAGAHAERSGALRVFAPTRHRHEAEIAQATGRTVRMTATGVEAVRGVQVLCHTTLAAGVSEKDVRSAFRAAYRDEPFVRIVAQRRGLYRLPEPKILSGSNFCDVGFAVSGETGTAVLIGALDNLVKGGAGGAVQCLNARFGWPERTGLEFPGLHPN; translated from the coding sequence ATGCTCCGGGTAGCGGTCGCCGGGGCGTCCGGCTACATCGGCGGCGAGCTGCTTCGCCTGCTGCACGGCCATCCGCGGGCCACGGTCGTGGCGGCCACGTCCGACCGCTTCACCGGACGCCGGGTCGACGGTCCCCATCCCAATCTTCGCGGTCACACGGATCTGTGCTTCGTCGGGCACGGCGACCTGACCGGTCTCGATCTCGACGTGCTCTTCCTGGCCACCCCGCATCGGGAGACGATGGCGCGGATGGCCGGGTTCCTGAAACTGGCCGGGACCGTCATCGATCTGTCCGGTGACTTCCGCTTGAGAGACCCGGAAACCTACGCCTCCTACTACGAAACCCCGCACACCGCGCCGGAGCTGATCCCTTCCTTCACACCGGGTCTGCCCGAATGGCATCGGGCCGAGCTCGCCACCGCCGACCGGATCTCGGTGCCGGGGTGCATGGCCACCGCGGGCATCCTCGCGGTCCGGCCCCTCGCCGAGGCGGGCCTGATCGAAGGCGAGGTCCGGGTGGACGCCAGGACCGGCTCCAGCGGGTCGGGGGCGTCGAGCGGATCCGCCGGTGCTCACGCCGAACGCAGCGGCGCGCTCAGGGTGTTCGCCCCCACCCGGCACCGGCACGAGGCCGAGATCGCGCAGGCCACCGGCCGGACCGTGCGGATGACGGCCACCGGCGTCGAGGCGGTCCGCGGCGTGCAGGTGCTGTGCCACACGACGTTGGCCGCCGGAGTGTCCGAAAAGGACGTCCGGTCCGCGTTCCGGGCGGCGTACCGGGACGAGCCCTTCGTCCGGATCGTCGCCCAGCGGCGTGGCCTGTATCGCTTGCCGGAGCCGAAGATCCTGTCCGGCTCCAACTTCTGCGACGTGGGGTTCGCGGTGTCCGGCGAAACCGGGACCGCGGTGCTGATCGGCGCCTTGGACAACCTGGTCAAGGGAGGCGCGGGCGGAGCGGTGCAGTGCCTGAACGCGCGCTTCGGCTGGCCGGAGCGGACAGGGCTCGAATTCCCCGGATTGCATCCGAACTGA
- a CDS encoding FAD-dependent oxidoreductase has product MRVSIAGAGLGGLALAQGLRGAGIEADVYERDPAITARFQGYRLVLNQAGFEAVRGCLPPRWHPLLDAIVGDAYGERLILDPRLNTIGELGPGRTGTVVDRHVLRHLLLTGLTVRTGAALTGYEVLADGKVDARFSHGEPVTADLLVGADGVASAVRATLSPRTVPTDTGVRFVIGRTTLTERFAGLSKAFGSKIAGDGVSLLLGAMRFRTPPKEAAEELAPEVSLPDVRDYVRWAMILPSDGSLGASSPQEAALSRMDGWHPDLRALIEQSDPDNSTLLSIRVVEPRERWAPGPVTLLGDAVHATSPTGGNGANTALRDADLLRRSLIEAAEGRRNLLDAVGDYERQMFAYGAEAVRHSLDALPAYVPKS; this is encoded by the coding sequence ATGCGAGTTTCGATCGCCGGAGCCGGTCTGGGAGGCCTCGCCTTGGCGCAGGGGCTGCGCGGGGCCGGGATCGAGGCCGACGTGTACGAGCGGGATCCCGCGATCACCGCCCGGTTCCAGGGCTACCGGCTCGTGCTGAACCAGGCGGGTTTCGAAGCCGTGCGCGGCTGCCTGCCGCCACGCTGGCACCCGCTGCTGGACGCGATCGTCGGCGACGCCTACGGCGAACGGCTGATCCTGGACCCGCGGCTGAACACGATCGGCGAACTCGGCCCCGGCCGGACCGGGACCGTGGTCGACCGGCACGTGCTCCGGCATCTGCTGCTCACCGGACTCACCGTGCGCACCGGCGCCGCGCTGACCGGTTACGAGGTCCTCGCCGACGGCAAGGTCGACGCCCGGTTCTCGCACGGCGAGCCGGTCACCGCCGACTTGCTCGTCGGGGCGGACGGGGTCGCTTCCGCCGTTCGCGCGACGCTGTCGCCGCGGACGGTCCCGACCGACACGGGTGTCCGGTTCGTCATCGGCCGGACGACGCTGACCGAGCGTTTCGCCGGACTGTCCAAGGCTTTCGGGTCCAAGATCGCCGGGGACGGGGTGAGCCTGCTGCTCGGGGCGATGCGTTTCCGCACCCCGCCGAAGGAGGCGGCCGAGGAACTGGCGCCCGAGGTGAGCCTGCCCGACGTCCGTGACTACGTGCGCTGGGCGATGATCCTGCCGTCGGACGGTTCGCTCGGCGCTTCGAGCCCGCAGGAGGCCGCACTGTCCAGAATGGATGGCTGGCACCCGGACCTTCGCGCGCTCATCGAGCAGTCCGATCCGGACAACAGCACGCTCCTGTCCATCCGGGTGGTCGAGCCCCGCGAACGCTGGGCGCCCGGCCCGGTCACGCTGCTCGGCGACGCGGTCCACGCCACCTCACCGACCGGCGGCAACGGCGCGAACACCGCGCTTCGCGACGCGGATCTTTTGCGGCGCAGCCTGATCGAGGCCGCCGAGGGCCGCAGGAACCTCCTTGACGCTGTCGGTGATTACGAGCGGCAGATGTTCGCATACGGTGCCGAAGCCGTACGTCACAGCCTCGACGCACTACCCGCTTATGTGCCGAAAAGCTGA
- a CDS encoding [LysW]-aminoadipate kinase, whose product MRDILVVKCGGTAAVRSAAVCADVAAARRDGRPVILVHGGSADIDRLAVRLGVPSRRLVSPDGVSTRYTDVETLEVVQLALAGAVKPRLLAELRACGVKAVGLTGLDAGLLVATRKIAHRALVGGRRVVVRDDHSGRITGVNEELLSTLLSAGVLPVVSPPAVAEDGRAVNTDADRAAAAIAGAVRASTLLLLTGANGVLADRDDERSTLPVCRIPRQGPPPVVTGGMGIKLIAAREALLAGTGRVLIADGRRPHPVRDALAGACTEVLLEEL is encoded by the coding sequence ATGCGGGACATACTTGTGGTCAAATGCGGCGGGACCGCCGCTGTCCGGTCGGCGGCGGTCTGCGCGGACGTCGCCGCGGCACGCCGGGACGGCAGGCCGGTGATCCTCGTCCACGGCGGTTCGGCGGACATCGACAGGCTCGCCGTCCGGCTCGGGGTGCCGTCCCGCCGTCTCGTTTCCCCGGACGGGGTGTCGACGCGGTACACCGACGTGGAGACCCTGGAAGTGGTGCAGCTGGCGCTCGCGGGCGCGGTCAAACCCCGGTTGCTGGCCGAACTCCGTGCCTGCGGGGTGAAGGCGGTGGGGTTGACCGGTCTGGACGCGGGACTTCTCGTGGCCACGCGAAAAATCGCGCACCGCGCGCTCGTCGGCGGCCGCCGCGTCGTGGTCAGGGACGACCACAGTGGACGGATCACCGGCGTGAACGAGGAGCTGCTGTCCACCCTGCTTTCCGCCGGGGTGCTGCCGGTGGTTTCGCCGCCGGCCGTTGCCGAAGACGGCCGGGCGGTCAACACGGACGCGGACCGGGCCGCCGCGGCCATCGCCGGTGCCGTGCGGGCGAGCACCCTGCTGTTGCTCACCGGGGCGAACGGGGTGCTGGCCGACCGGGACGACGAACGGTCGACGCTTCCCGTCTGCCGGATTCCCCGCCAGGGACCGCCTCCGGTGGTCACCGGCGGGATGGGGATCAAGCTGATCGCGGCGCGGGAAGCGCTGCTGGCCGGTACGGGCCGCGTGCTGATCGCCGACGGCAGGCGGCCGCATCCGGTCCGGGACGCCTTGGCGGGCGCGTGCACCGAAGTGCTGCTGGAGGAGCTGTGA
- a CDS encoding TetR/AcrR family transcriptional regulator, with amino-acid sequence MIGMPSDPRQRRAARHAQPAEAPAASPPRKKPITVDRITDAALQVVATEGYDALTIRRVAAVLGAGPSSLYAHIVNKDDIDDLLVGRLYSEIVLPAPDPAGWRRQIRDVYTQIRDQYLKYPGISRAALGTVPTNLHTLKVREGLLAILLDGGIEPQTAAWALDALSLYVSAYALEQSLVQQRRKNQDQEWVVSREDLLHRFAALPADEFPRTRRHAAELTSGTGHDRFDFTLGLIMDNLDRGSSIEAVRP; translated from the coding sequence GTGATCGGCATGCCCTCCGATCCCCGCCAGCGCCGGGCAGCCCGGCACGCCCAGCCCGCCGAGGCCCCGGCAGCGTCACCACCACGGAAGAAGCCCATCACGGTCGACCGCATCACCGACGCCGCCCTGCAGGTGGTGGCCACCGAGGGATACGACGCCCTGACCATCCGCCGGGTCGCCGCGGTGCTGGGCGCGGGGCCGTCGTCGCTGTACGCGCACATCGTCAACAAGGACGACATCGACGACCTGCTCGTCGGCAGGCTCTACTCCGAGATCGTCCTCCCCGCACCGGATCCGGCCGGGTGGCGGAGGCAGATCCGGGACGTCTACACCCAGATCCGCGACCAGTACCTGAAATATCCGGGGATCTCCCGCGCCGCGCTCGGGACGGTCCCCACGAACCTCCACACCCTGAAGGTGCGCGAAGGGCTTCTGGCGATCCTGCTCGACGGCGGCATCGAACCGCAGACCGCCGCCTGGGCGCTCGACGCCCTGTCCCTATACGTCAGCGCCTACGCCCTGGAGCAGTCGCTGGTCCAGCAGCGGCGGAAGAACCAGGACCAGGAATGGGTCGTCAGCCGCGAGGACCTGCTGCACCGGTTCGCCGCGCTGCCCGCCGACGAGTTTCCGCGGACCCGGCGCCATGCCGCCGAGCTGACCTCGGGCACCGGGCACGACCGATTCGACTTCACCCTCGGCCTGATCATGGACAACCTGGACCGTGGCTCCTCGATCGAGGCTGTTCGGCCCTAG
- a CDS encoding roadblock/LC7 domain-containing protein produces MDFDALIAELRTLRDNVAGVTDTVIAAVDGIPIVADAAKSIDPAEVSALAAANLGIARQAAEVTGKGTLRQTVVFSSDGYMAVYAIDRMALMVIMGDRQLNVGRLLFECRPVIDRISSILAA; encoded by the coding sequence GTGGATTTCGATGCACTGATCGCCGAACTGCGGACCCTGCGGGACAACGTCGCCGGAGTGACCGACACGGTGATAGCCGCGGTCGACGGAATACCGATCGTCGCCGACGCGGCGAAGAGTATCGACCCCGCGGAGGTTTCCGCTCTCGCCGCCGCGAATCTCGGGATCGCGCGTCAGGCGGCCGAGGTGACTGGCAAGGGCACCCTCCGGCAGACCGTGGTGTTCAGCAGTGACGGTTACATGGCCGTGTACGCCATCGACCGGATGGCACTCATGGTCATCATGGGAGACCGGCAACTGAACGTCGGCCGCCTTCTTTTCGAATGCCGCCCTGTCATCGATCGGATCAGCTCGATCCTGGCTGCTTAG
- a CDS encoding helix-turn-helix domain-containing protein: protein MVLFAELLKDYRGRSGLTQQQLADFATLSVRAIRDLESGRVRRPRRESVGLLADALRLGDPERLRLLAAAGRPADRRFSLFVPPAPPAPHGALIGRDTELRVLLDQVTVHGHRRVSVVGISGIGKTRLVLEAAQVLRAEGWRIGWYGTEHPAHDCCGAIPAARTGSDEPATRLTDDLAGAFGERDALLVIDGDDDPALGRVDVGELLRRCPGLRVVVTGLAPRYLPGECVLPLTAMAVPDDTADHDPTRLGEIASVALFLSHIRRSRPGFQLREDNARAVARLCRWLDGVPRALEYAAGWCLVHPPESLLAHAGHDSYLLSPPVGCGCQDLLRSLARSVDVVAERHRRALAEVADLPHWTVADIDHVVPDPAAALHALLVHGLVRPAGAHLPERFTALQLVRLLYVKDRSPQTAGQAR, encoded by the coding sequence ATGGTTCTTTTCGCGGAACTTCTGAAGGACTATCGGGGCAGGTCCGGATTGACCCAGCAGCAACTGGCGGATTTCGCCACGTTGAGCGTCCGGGCGATCCGGGATCTGGAGAGCGGCCGGGTGCGAAGGCCCCGGCGGGAAAGCGTCGGGCTGCTGGCCGACGCGTTGCGGCTGGGCGATCCGGAACGCCTGCGGCTGCTCGCCGCCGCGGGAAGACCGGCGGACCGGCGGTTTTCGCTGTTCGTGCCGCCCGCTCCACCCGCGCCGCACGGGGCGTTGATCGGCCGGGACACGGAGCTGCGGGTCTTGCTCGATCAGGTGACCGTGCATGGTCACCGCCGGGTGAGCGTGGTGGGGATCAGCGGCATCGGCAAGACCCGTCTGGTGCTCGAGGCGGCGCAGGTGCTGCGGGCCGAGGGCTGGCGGATCGGGTGGTACGGGACCGAACACCCGGCCCATGACTGCTGCGGCGCGATCCCCGCTGCCAGAACGGGTTCGGACGAACCGGCCACGAGGCTGACCGACGATCTCGCCGGGGCGTTCGGCGAGCGGGACGCGCTGCTGGTCATCGACGGCGACGACGATCCGGCCCTCGGCCGGGTGGACGTGGGCGAACTGCTCCGCCGCTGTCCCGGTCTGCGGGTCGTGGTGACCGGGCTGGCTCCGCGATACCTGCCGGGGGAATGTGTCCTGCCACTCACCGCGATGGCGGTACCGGACGACACGGCGGATCATGATCCCACTCGATTGGGTGAAATCGCTTCCGTGGCCTTGTTCCTGTCCCATATCCGTCGCTCACGGCCGGGATTCCAGCTCCGGGAGGACAACGCGCGTGCCGTCGCGCGGTTGTGCCGCTGGCTCGACGGGGTACCGAGGGCACTCGAATACGCGGCCGGCTGGTGCCTGGTGCATCCTCCCGAATCGCTGCTGGCCCACGCGGGTCACGACTCCTATCTCCTGTCCCCGCCGGTCGGCTGCGGCTGCCAGGACCTGCTCCGGTCCCTGGCACGGAGCGTCGACGTCGTGGCCGAACGCCATCGCCGCGCGCTGGCCGAAGTGGCGGACCTGCCGCACTGGACCGTCGCCGACATCGACCACGTCGTCCCGGATCCAGCCGCCGCGCTGCACGCGCTCCTGGTCCACGGGCTCGTCCGGCCCGCGGGCGCGCATCTGCCGGAACGGTTCACGGCACTGCAACTGGTGCGGCTCCTGTACGTGAAGGACCGAAGCCCGCAGACGGCCGGACAGGCCCGGTGA
- a CDS encoding lysine biosynthesis protein LysW, translating into MVTCPECESSVVPAGTPVIGEIVECGDCATELEIITLDPIRAALAPEIEEDWGE; encoded by the coding sequence ATGGTCACCTGCCCGGAATGCGAAAGCTCGGTGGTTCCGGCCGGAACGCCGGTGATCGGTGAAATCGTCGAATGCGGTGATTGCGCCACTGAACTGGAAATCATCACGCTGGATCCGATCAGGGCCGCGCTCGCGCCGGAGATCGAAGAGGACTGGGGAGAGTGA